One genomic window of Haliotis asinina isolate JCU_RB_2024 chromosome 4, JCU_Hal_asi_v2, whole genome shotgun sequence includes the following:
- the LOC137282040 gene encoding polypeptide N-acetylgalactosaminyltransferase 5-like has protein sequence MRKLYRIIPRLVVVAALVSFMYFSQRLYKTDGLSQWFTKSQIHVVPLAPRPDVHTYHKKSKSGTVKTIKDGVKADADGDDSDNNYVAVHDVAEEGDAVHDGGVDANHDEVIGDAVHADDREKIAHGEAAKANVDVPASQVKGDNPVKDVTFPAFVKEIVEGGLGDRGARAVMKLSASEKLESDRVMALNDFNQYASDRISIHRRLDDRRDAYCKNATYPSKLPVASVIICFHNEAWSVLLRSVHSILDRSPPHLLGEIILVDDLSSMEHLKAPLDRYMADYPKVKIVRASRREGLTRGRLLGYDQAKGPVLVFLDSHIECFPGWLEPLLSKIAADPRAVAFPVIPVISRLDLSVQNTMSLTVGKFKWNGLTFTWGGMSNKEKARRKEKYEPVRSPTMPGGLFAIDKQWFTTLGTYDPGLDFWGGENVELSFKAWMCNGSVELIPCSQVGHIFRTVNPIKWPKGGVIMRNSIRVAEVWLDEFKDVFYDFSFHKTDFGDVSARKRLRESLHCHDFRWYMDNVMDGQLPPTVVARGEIRNTQTPLCLDSMAAKRVPELFGCHGDGGNQWWVMTDTGQIMQDTMTLCYEDGRLRFNRCTPRSPYWILNYDSQTIQHAASGLCMELLPPTTVTLRRCNGGQNQRWVLPKKKKS, from the exons ATGAGGAAACTGTACAGAATCATCCCTCGCCTGGTTGTAGTAGCGGCTCTGGTCAGTTTCATGTACTTCTCTCAGAGGTTGTACAAGACGGACGGGTTGTCTCAGTGGTTCACTAAATCACAGATACACGTGGTACCGCTAGCCCCACGCCCAGACGTCCATACATACCACAAAAAGAGTAAATCTGGGACTGTGAAGACGATCAAGGATGGTGTCAAAGCTGATGCTGATGGTGACGATAGTGACAATAATTACGTGGCTGTACATGACGTCGCAGAGGAGGGAGATGCAGTCCACGATGGTGGCGTGGATGCCAATCATGATGAAGTGATTGGGGACGCTGTACATGCTGATGATAGAGAGAAGATCGCGCATGGTGAAGCCGCCAAAGCCAACGTGGATGTCCCAGCCAGCCAGGTTAagggagacaatccagtgaaagaTGTGACGTTTCCAGCGTTCGTCAAGGAAATTGTTGAGGGAGGCCTCG GTGATCGTGGCGCCAGGGCGGTGATGAAGCTGTCGGCATCAGAGAAGCTGGAGTCTGACCGGGTCATGGCGCTGAACGACTTTAACCAGTACGCCAGTGACAGGATCTCCATCCATCGTCGCCTTGACGACAGACGGGATGCTTA TTGTAAGAACGCCACCTACCCCTCCAAACTTCCGGTTGCAAGCGTCATCATCTGCTTTCACAACGAGGCTTGGTCGGTCCTGCTGAGGTCTGTGCACAGCATCTTGGACAGGTCACCGCCTCACCTGTTAGGGGAGATCATCTTGGTGGACGACCTCTCCTCAATGG AGCATCTGAAGGCCCCCTTGGACCGCTACATGGCGGACTACCCCAAAGTGAAGATTGTCAGAGCGTCCAGGAGGGAGGGACTGACCAGAGGCCGACTGCTGGGGTATGACCAGGCCAAGGGTCCAGTGCTCGTCTTCCTCGACTCTCACATAGAGTGCTTCCCAG GTTGGCTGGAGCCCCTCTTGTCTAAGATAGCCGCGGACCCCCGAGCAGTAGCGTTCCCTGTCATCCCAGTGATCAGCAGATTGGACTTGAGTGTCCAAAACACCATGAGTCTGACGGTCGGCAAGTTCAAGTGGAACGGTCTGACCTTCACATGGGGTGGCATGTCGAACAAGGAAAAGGCCCGCAGAAAGGAGAAGTACGAGCCCGTCAG ATCCCCGACGATGCCCGGTGGATTATTCGCGATAGACAAGCAGTGGTTCACGACCCTTGGGACATATGACCCGGGACTGGACTTCTGGGGCGGGGAGAACGTGGAACTCTCATTTAAG GCCTGGATGTGTAACGGGTCGGTGGAGCTCATCCCGTGCTCCCAGGTCGGTCACATCTTTAGGACGGTCAACCCCATCAAGTGGCCGAAAGGGGGCGTCATAATGCGGAACTCCATTCGTGTGGCGGAGGTGTGGCTGGACGAGTTCAAGGACGTGTTCTATGACTTCTCGTTTCATAAAACT GATTTCGGCGACGTGAGCGCCAGGAAGCGACTACGGGAATCCCTGCACTGCCATGACTTCAGATGGTACATGGACAACGTCATGGACGGGCAGCTGCCACCCACAGTCGTGGCGCGGGGAGAG ATCCGGAACACACAAACACCGTTGTGCCTTGACAGTATGGCGGCTAAGAGGGTGCCAGAGTTGTTCGGTTGTCATGGAGACGGCGGGAATCAG TGGTGGGTGATGACGGACACTGGTCAAATCATGCAGGACACCATGACATTGTGCTACGAAGATGGGCGACTGCGATTCAACCGGTGTACACCAAGGTCTCCCTACTGGATCCTGAACTATGAC